The following proteins are co-located in the Solanum pennellii chromosome 8, SPENNV200 genome:
- the LOC107027108 gene encoding general transcription and DNA repair factor IIH subunit TFB5 translates to MVNAVKGLYLSCDIPMAQFIINMNASLPQSQKFIIHVLDNTHLFVRSDMAGMIRSAISDFRDANTYEKPA, encoded by the exons ATGGTGAATGCGGTCAAAGGATTGTACCTATCATG TGATATACCTATGGCTCAGTTTATTATCAATATGAATGCTTCATTGCCACAATCACAAAAGTTCATCATACAtgttttggacaatacacaTCTGTTTGTTCGATCTGATATGGCTGGAATGATTCGTAGTGCTATTTCAGATTTCAGAGACGCTAACACATATGAGAAGCCTGCTTAG